The following proteins are co-located in the Bacillota bacterium genome:
- a CDS encoding aspartate carbamoyltransferase catalytic subunit, protein MLHKDLLSLENLSRNEIEGLLRLALDLKLRLTVGEKLSHLTGQRLVLLFYEPSTRTRVSFAQAAYLGGAEVISVTTNTSSVTKGESLVDTARTLEATGASALVLRHQAAGAATLVASRVSIPVINAGDGWHAHPTQTLLDLLTVQEKRGRIDGLKVAIIGDVLHSRVARSNIDAFSRLGAKVLVAGPPTLLPLGLPELGAEVISDPAAAIADADVIYLLRIQRERQAEGYLASLSEYNRLWGLNNDFLAQAPAEAIVMHPGPANIGVEVGSDVAFGPQAQFTKQVSNGVLVRLAVLTILLRGEKQCFRRSHAVAF, encoded by the coding sequence GTGCTGCACAAAGATCTGTTGTCCCTGGAAAACCTATCTCGGAATGAAATTGAGGGCCTACTGAGATTAGCTCTTGATCTTAAACTTCGCCTAACAGTGGGCGAAAAACTGTCCCATCTGACTGGACAGCGATTGGTACTGCTGTTCTACGAGCCAAGTACCCGAACTCGAGTCTCATTTGCCCAAGCTGCATATTTAGGCGGTGCTGAGGTCATAAGTGTTACCACCAACACCAGCAGCGTGACCAAAGGCGAGAGTCTGGTGGATACAGCGCGCACTTTGGAGGCCACCGGGGCATCGGCTTTGGTGCTACGGCACCAAGCAGCCGGGGCTGCTACCCTGGTTGCCAGCCGGGTGTCGATCCCGGTGATCAATGCCGGGGACGGTTGGCACGCTCACCCCACTCAAACGCTGCTGGATTTGCTCACAGTACAGGAAAAACGCGGCCGCATTGACGGGCTGAAGGTAGCTATCATCGGTGATGTCTTGCATAGCCGCGTGGCTCGCTCTAACATCGACGCCTTCTCGCGCCTGGGTGCCAAAGTACTGGTGGCCGGTCCACCCACTCTATTGCCACTCGGCCTGCCCGAACTAGGGGCAGAGGTAATCAGTGATCCGGCCGCTGCCATTGCCGATGCTGACGTAATTTACCTCCTGCGCATTCAACGGGAACGTCAGGCTGAAGGGTACCTGGCTTCACTGTCAGAGTATAACCGTTTGTGGGGTTTAAACAATGACTTCTTAGCGCAAGCACCGGCTGAAGCCATAGTAATGCACCCGGGACCGGCCAATATAGGAGTTGAAGTTGGCAGTGACGTAGCGTTTGGGCCGCAGGCTCAGTTTACAAAACAAGTAAGTAACGGTGTTTTAGTACGATTGGCTGTGCTCACTATCCTGCTCAGAGGTGAAAAGCAATGCTTCAGGCGCTCACACGCGGTCGCCTTCTAG